One Rossellomorea aquimaris DNA window includes the following coding sequences:
- a CDS encoding cytosine permease: MKQPMIERLGLEKVPAELKSTTWIEYFIIQLAFSVNAGNFLIPALAVLEGGLSFQAAFLATVLGASVAFLFVSFLSLPGSRYGLPAQYVLRSIIGTRLSMLIASPIRSLTSLYWFSVQTIGGTFVIISMVEKVTPYTIPFIPVAIGLAIIMTLLALIGFEAVKKATKLFIPILVIGQGIILYLFLTKGADSLSTLTQGQEPFSIGTFLFYSSLVFVQYISGVSASSDITRYSKSDRHGFWGLYSGNVVGFMMTALLGGLSASLFKDLNPFVAAGQLTDSSLLLLVITACAMVSMISINLSNAYTGGYSLLNALPSLSRIQSALLFSIAGIILSSFPQLVYNAQEYISYLGILIIPISAIVVADYLVIRKGRISESALVRLAIGESNFNREALVVLGVGMVFYLVIPDGWSQGFSCFIITSIIYVFSKKRSRVEEQGHIQKLG, encoded by the coding sequence ATGAAACAACCCATGATCGAACGACTCGGACTTGAAAAGGTCCCTGCTGAATTAAAATCAACCACATGGATCGAATACTTCATCATACAGCTCGCCTTCTCCGTGAACGCAGGAAACTTCCTCATCCCGGCACTGGCCGTCTTGGAAGGCGGATTATCCTTTCAGGCAGCGTTCCTTGCCACCGTACTGGGAGCAAGCGTCGCCTTCCTATTCGTATCATTCCTATCTCTTCCGGGCTCCCGCTATGGCCTGCCCGCTCAATACGTCCTGAGATCCATCATCGGAACCCGGCTGTCGATGCTCATCGCATCCCCCATCAGGTCCCTGACGTCCCTCTACTGGTTCAGCGTCCAAACCATCGGAGGAACCTTCGTCATCATCTCCATGGTGGAAAAAGTCACACCGTACACCATACCATTCATACCGGTCGCCATCGGACTCGCCATCATCATGACCCTTCTAGCCCTCATCGGCTTCGAAGCCGTCAAAAAGGCGACCAAACTATTCATCCCGATCCTCGTGATCGGCCAGGGAATCATCCTCTACCTGTTCCTGACTAAAGGAGCCGACTCCCTCTCAACACTCACACAAGGCCAGGAACCCTTCTCCATCGGAACGTTCCTATTCTACTCAAGCCTCGTCTTCGTCCAATACATCTCAGGCGTCAGCGCATCCTCCGACATCACCCGCTACAGCAAAAGCGACCGCCACGGATTCTGGGGACTGTATAGTGGAAACGTCGTCGGATTCATGATGACGGCGCTCCTTGGAGGATTGAGTGCCAGCTTGTTCAAGGATCTGAATCCATTCGTGGCAGCGGGTCAACTTACCGACTCCAGCCTGCTTCTGTTGGTGATTACGGCTTGTGCGATGGTGTCGATGATTTCGATTAATCTCAGTAATGCTTATACAGGGGGTTACAGTCTTCTTAATGCACTCCCGTCCCTGTCGAGGATTCAAAGTGCATTGTTGTTTAGTATCGCAGGTATCATTTTGAGTTCGTTTCCGCAGCTGGTTTATAATGCGCAGGAGTATATTTCGTATCTGGGGATCCTGATCATTCCGATATCGGCGATTGTGGTGGCTGATTATTTGGTTATTCGGAAAGGGAGGATTTCTGAGAGTGCGCTTGTACGGCTTGCGATTGGGGAGTCGAATTTTAATCGTGAGGCGTTGGTGGTGTTGGGGGTTGGGATGGTGTTTTATTTGGTGATTCCGGATGGTTGGTCACAGGGGTTTAGCTGTTTTATTATTACCTCTATTATCTATGTGTTTAGTAAAAAAAGAAGTAGGGTGGAAGAACAGGGCCATATACAAAAACTTGGATAA
- a CDS encoding NACHT domain-containing protein, with amino-acid sequence MPRGDKVKTEGLQEIKNQCNKSAIIFIHGLGGHPVNTWTTKGKDSLPFLLKQDPLYDSYDIFSFGYKSGPFFKQHHYHDVAKLLHTELNVRVKAQDLYFIVHSMGGLIVQQLLIHQLEREEYHFVDKVKGIIYFSVPFYGSSVATGVSKIMSLLPGFISHYVVSEQTRSLQLIGKDVEDQAHKWVHYSQNRLEHIKQENIFGMSDRTVNSFSSNPPYIKISHPVEENHRSICKVDKESTSYKIISDFFENDSNLKKQNENNIQEETNELHNYRNWLKKKTSEFIVPGIQLPLPIDTAWASIKVWELDGESSMDSLEKEVQKYHEWERLSGHNQIRRRHAQEITLLGTRIVLIGGPGTGKSTLAMRTVNRLIKEQKKVLYIKFSRLAQEVRTGKSFDDALWHVALENYSGNKDLVKSVIGEPDVLIADGLDECGPNKKEISSVMRDWCMSRKDAQIIITSRPVGYEAAYFHDFHHVEVLPLNENEILEYAPKLLSLLGKNNGDVSSLLERFKKQLESNKTASIAARSPLLLNFLIQLSFSGKSLGKYRTDLYAKVIDLWMNQTERGEQLNVNYEVAIDALYWLGWTLQSARNENSVCSKKQLIVGLANHLSTWKGLKKIEARELAANCLLYFTEKGIIEQLQFEFEDACTFLHLSLEEYAAACYLAELDEKQQITIFQSNFRNSKWRETLLMAGGVGIAQIFVEQLLGMKQTEHDFFSDMVLAAAILAESEPIPDLNKQVIKRLTSNITSSIPLLAYEAAEVYGFLAEQEPQWTLELVEPLLAHKQTWTRLVAIYLTLRTGKSLFTPTSYVKWLEEAFDELDTKRGLLGIPTGWLLWNNTLVLGLEQLLRDKIDHKDLINVCSAITKTNFNLKTVEKLEKLIGDTRNNKAIEIFRNKFYRNFSKLFDFESQEKLMRESEQVLLQTILNAISNEKVKSAEEVKHYKQLATLYEGMKVGEKIAGDLTRLPTDKQTLNSVEEVIAGMIQVLKIDQAELSREIQAVLTQPDIDGNWSIYRILPDVPSVEPDWNLIKELDLDTEKLVNALSNPTDTIASNAARLIANGAGGDQAKLLIPNIFHNRQAYKYGSSVIPFVYDEDKAFSIFLDILRSEIHYGFRYIYEMICLLPSAQNNPELLEPILKGVKHHDNEVAISAVKAIEELNLSADQTIIEVLAHWDIKGVFCDRCEIWITGGHCPNCNVVPKSPLPDIVRIAINRRLIDFNRIQHFALHERNDVSKEGLSGLTQYLSKNKEQLVQIVKDIKLKNKSEILLDAIFNIDGNILKEVQSEMKNLIKSPSAEVRKKFLQFLSTGKVLSKKEAIDIAKFSLEDTDTGVKGHALKTLRELL; translated from the coding sequence ATGCCAAGGGGAGATAAGGTTAAGACCGAAGGTCTACAAGAGATCAAAAACCAATGTAACAAATCAGCAATTATTTTCATTCATGGTTTAGGGGGACATCCAGTAAATACATGGACAACAAAAGGCAAAGACTCTTTACCATTCCTACTTAAGCAAGATCCACTTTATGATTCCTATGATATATTTAGCTTTGGTTATAAGTCAGGCCCTTTTTTCAAACAGCATCATTATCATGATGTAGCAAAACTTTTACATACAGAATTAAATGTCAGGGTAAAAGCTCAAGACTTATACTTCATTGTTCACAGTATGGGGGGGTTAATTGTACAACAATTATTGATTCATCAACTGGAGCGTGAGGAATATCATTTTGTTGATAAAGTAAAGGGAATTATTTATTTTTCTGTTCCTTTTTATGGTTCGTCTGTAGCAACAGGAGTTAGTAAAATAATGTCTCTTTTACCTGGATTTATAAGTCATTATGTAGTATCAGAACAAACAAGATCATTACAGTTAATAGGGAAAGACGTTGAAGACCAAGCACATAAATGGGTCCATTACAGTCAAAACCGTTTGGAACATATAAAACAAGAAAATATATTTGGGATGTCTGATAGAACGGTTAATTCGTTTTCTTCAAATCCTCCATACATTAAAATATCCCATCCTGTGGAGGAGAACCATAGAAGTATTTGTAAAGTAGATAAAGAGAGTACTAGCTATAAAATAATTTCTGATTTCTTTGAAAACGATTCCAACCTAAAAAAGCAAAATGAAAACAATATCCAGGAAGAAACAAATGAGCTGCATAATTATAGGAATTGGCTTAAAAAAAAGACAAGTGAGTTCATTGTACCTGGTATTCAATTACCTCTTCCAATTGATACTGCATGGGCTAGTATTAAGGTGTGGGAGTTAGATGGGGAATCGTCAATGGACTCACTAGAAAAGGAAGTGCAGAAATATCACGAATGGGAAAGGTTATCTGGCCACAATCAAATAAGACGACGACATGCTCAAGAAATTACCTTGTTAGGAACACGGATTGTGTTAATTGGTGGTCCAGGTACTGGAAAGAGCACTTTAGCTATGAGAACTGTAAACCGGCTTATAAAAGAGCAAAAAAAGGTTTTGTATATCAAATTTTCGAGATTGGCCCAAGAAGTCCGCACAGGAAAATCATTTGATGATGCATTATGGCATGTAGCTCTTGAAAATTATTCAGGTAATAAAGATTTGGTTAAATCTGTAATAGGAGAACCGGATGTGTTAATTGCAGACGGTTTGGATGAATGCGGTCCTAACAAAAAAGAAATAAGTTCAGTAATGCGGGATTGGTGTATGTCTCGGAAAGATGCACAGATCATCATAACAAGTAGACCAGTTGGATATGAAGCAGCATACTTTCATGATTTTCATCATGTAGAAGTATTACCGTTGAATGAAAACGAAATACTTGAATATGCCCCAAAGTTACTTTCGTTATTAGGGAAAAACAATGGAGATGTTTCATCTCTTTTAGAGAGGTTTAAAAAGCAATTAGAAAGTAATAAAACAGCTTCAATAGCTGCTCGTAGCCCATTACTTTTAAACTTCCTTATACAATTATCTTTTTCCGGAAAATCACTTGGTAAATATCGAACGGACTTATATGCTAAAGTAATTGATTTATGGATGAATCAGACCGAACGAGGAGAGCAATTAAACGTCAACTATGAGGTTGCTATCGATGCTTTGTATTGGCTAGGATGGACGCTACAGTCGGCAAGGAACGAAAACAGTGTATGTTCTAAAAAACAACTAATTGTCGGTTTAGCAAATCATTTATCCACTTGGAAAGGCTTGAAAAAGATTGAAGCTAGAGAGTTAGCAGCCAATTGCTTGTTGTACTTTACAGAAAAAGGAATAATTGAGCAATTGCAGTTCGAATTCGAGGATGCTTGTACATTTTTACACTTGTCATTAGAAGAATATGCGGCAGCATGCTACTTAGCAGAATTGGATGAAAAACAACAAATTACTATCTTTCAAAGTAATTTTCGAAACTCCAAGTGGCGTGAAACATTGCTAATGGCAGGAGGAGTAGGAATAGCTCAAATTTTTGTGGAGCAATTGCTTGGTATGAAGCAAACTGAACATGATTTTTTTAGTGATATGGTTCTTGCGGCTGCAATACTTGCAGAGTCTGAACCAATTCCTGATTTGAATAAGCAAGTAATAAAGCGACTAACATCAAATATCACTTCGTCCATTCCATTGTTAGCTTATGAAGCTGCGGAAGTATATGGCTTTCTTGCCGAACAAGAGCCACAATGGACTTTAGAGTTAGTAGAGCCTCTGTTAGCACATAAACAAACTTGGACAAGGTTAGTTGCAATATATTTGACATTGAGAACAGGTAAGAGTCTTTTTACACCCACAAGTTACGTGAAATGGTTAGAAGAAGCGTTTGATGAGCTGGACACTAAAAGGGGCTTGTTGGGTATTCCTACAGGTTGGCTATTATGGAATAATACGTTGGTACTTGGCTTGGAGCAGTTATTACGAGACAAAATAGATCACAAAGATTTGATAAATGTTTGTAGTGCTATAACCAAAACCAATTTCAATTTGAAAACAGTAGAAAAACTTGAAAAGTTAATCGGTGATACTAGAAATAATAAAGCGATTGAAATTTTTAGAAATAAATTCTACAGGAATTTTAGTAAATTGTTCGATTTTGAATCTCAAGAGAAGCTCATGAGAGAATCTGAGCAGGTTTTACTCCAAACTATTCTCAATGCAATTTCAAATGAAAAAGTCAAAAGCGCTGAAGAGGTGAAGCATTATAAACAATTAGCTACTCTTTATGAAGGCATGAAGGTAGGAGAGAAAATCGCAGGTGATTTAACACGTCTTCCTACTGACAAGCAAACTTTAAATTCTGTGGAAGAAGTTATTGCAGGAATGATCCAGGTACTTAAGATTGATCAGGCAGAATTATCTCGTGAAATCCAAGCAGTCCTTACTCAACCGGATATTGATGGTAATTGGTCTATTTATAGAATATTACCTGATGTACCAAGTGTAGAACCAGACTGGAATCTTATAAAAGAACTTGATTTGGATACGGAGAAATTAGTTAATGCATTATCTAACCCAACGGATACTATTGCCTCTAATGCAGCAAGATTGATAGCGAATGGTGCAGGTGGGGATCAGGCAAAATTATTAATTCCAAATATATTTCATAATAGACAAGCGTATAAGTATGGATCAAGCGTGATCCCATTTGTATATGATGAGGATAAAGCATTCTCAATTTTTTTGGACATTCTTCGAAGTGAAATACATTACGGATTCAGATATATTTATGAGATGATTTGTCTTCTTCCGAGTGCACAAAATAATCCAGAATTATTAGAGCCAATCTTAAAAGGTGTTAAACACCACGACAATGAAGTTGCTATTTCTGCAGTTAAAGCTATAGAAGAGTTAAATCTGTCTGCTGACCAGACGATAATAGAAGTACTTGCTCATTGGGATATTAAAGGAGTCTTTTGTGATAGGTGTGAAATATGGATTACTGGTGGGCACTGTCCAAACTGTAATGTCGTTCCAAAAAGCCCATTACCGGATATAGTAAGGATAGCTATTAACAGAAGGTTGATAGACTTTAATAGAATACAGCATTTTGCCTTACATGAAAGAAATGATGTAAGTAAAGAAGGATTAAGTGGATTGACCCAATATTTGTCTAAAAATAAAGAACAATTGGTTCAGATTGTTAAAGACATAAAACTAAAAAATAAGTCAGAAATCTTACTTGATGCTATTTTTAATATTGATGGAAATATTTTGAAAGAGGTTCAAAGCGAGATGAAAAATCTCATCAAAAGTCCATCAGCTGAAGTGCGAAAAAAATTCCTTCAATTTTTATCCACAGGCAAAGTGCTTAGCAAAAAAGAAGCAATTGATATAGCAAAATTTAGTTTAGAGGATACTGATACGGGTGTGAAAGGGCATGCACTAAAAACGTTAAGAGAACTTTTATGA
- the hxlB gene encoding 6-phospho-3-hexuloisomerase, whose amino-acid sequence MKSTQYLAKVVEELSQTVHLISDEEAEKLVNQILESKKIFVAGAGRSGLMGKSFVMRMMHMGIDAYVVGETVTANLEKGDLLIIGSGSGETKTLVAIAEKAKSLGGTVAAITISPESTIGESADLTVTLPGVTKDQSEGDYKTIQPMGSLFEQTMLLFYDAIILRFMEKKGLDSTKMYGKHANLE is encoded by the coding sequence ATGAAGTCTACTCAATATTTAGCCAAAGTCGTGGAAGAATTAAGTCAAACAGTACACTTAATCTCTGATGAAGAGGCAGAGAAATTAGTAAACCAGATATTAGAATCCAAGAAAATCTTTGTGGCTGGTGCTGGCAGATCTGGATTGATGGGTAAATCTTTTGTGATGCGAATGATGCACATGGGGATTGATGCCTATGTCGTTGGGGAAACAGTAACAGCTAACTTAGAAAAGGGTGATCTATTAATCATTGGATCTGGCTCAGGAGAAACCAAAACGTTAGTGGCCATTGCTGAAAAAGCAAAAAGCTTGGGAGGTACCGTCGCAGCAATAACCATTTCTCCTGAATCAACCATTGGAGAATCAGCTGATTTGACCGTTACATTACCAGGAGTAACGAAAGACCAGTCCGAAGGTGATTACAAAACAATCCAACCAATGGGCTCTCTATTTGAGCAAACGATGTTGTTATTTTATGATGCCATCATTCTGCGATTTATGGAGAAAAAGGGATTGGATTCTACTAAAATGTATGGGAAACATGCAAATCTCGAATAG
- a CDS encoding GTPase yields MKDLLFAKHIGDITRITENIASLLKSIEEEEIQTLISGFRSFLEEDRKQQKLRVAFIGQYNAGKSSTIAALTGAKFIRKQYETVEGEQKLIQMYQLGEKTINVGAQIMTDITQSYEWDNVEIIDTPGIYAGRLDHDSKTLDQISKSDLLVFVVSNELFNPQGGAFFRKLIHDMQRTGQIALVVNKMSREQGTPQILEKSILEVIDPYHPSDFYTSFIDANCLLEAKLEEDDEEERDYLQEKSNFDSFLDSLQKLITNNQLTARLLTPLHRSAEVLEKSLNYLSTDNKAERDLLELLRRKANLIRTAKIRLHNGIQNELNRLEHEIVMAGETVAEKVDGENSAEDINKAIHSSELSIQAESQTSLENVQTLLEKEMEYLQEELKNLEDSPLGQATLQSFEARSASFAQRNISEKKGTHTFVGKAPDALQKLGKFATEVSKETVVNVVKSFGVKFKPWGATKLTKLINKLGPILSIVGVVLDIFFTAKEEYDEAKHYQELREARADIRNEYRQVARDIRKEFLQNIEEGILPFFNNELTAIEQQQNQIRNAETSKEESVNKISTLIKQVRNKITEIGN; encoded by the coding sequence ATGAAAGACTTGTTATTCGCAAAGCATATTGGTGATATTACAAGAATTACAGAAAATATTGCTTCCCTCCTAAAAAGTATAGAAGAGGAAGAAATCCAAACATTAATATCTGGTTTCAGAAGCTTTTTGGAAGAAGATCGTAAGCAGCAAAAATTAAGAGTTGCTTTTATAGGTCAATATAATGCCGGTAAATCTTCAACAATTGCAGCACTGACTGGAGCTAAATTCATACGTAAACAGTATGAGACAGTAGAAGGGGAACAAAAGCTTATTCAGATGTACCAGCTTGGTGAAAAAACTATTAATGTTGGTGCACAAATTATGACAGATATCACACAATCTTATGAATGGGACAATGTGGAGATTATTGATACACCGGGAATATACGCAGGTCGATTAGATCATGATTCAAAAACGCTTGATCAAATTTCCAAGTCAGATTTACTCGTATTTGTTGTGTCTAATGAGCTTTTTAACCCGCAAGGAGGAGCTTTCTTCAGAAAGCTTATTCATGATATGCAGCGTACAGGTCAAATCGCTTTAGTCGTGAACAAGATGAGTCGTGAGCAGGGGACACCTCAAATTTTAGAGAAGTCTATTCTTGAAGTTATTGATCCTTATCATCCAAGTGATTTTTATACTTCCTTTATTGATGCCAACTGCTTATTAGAAGCTAAGTTAGAGGAGGACGATGAAGAAGAAAGAGATTATCTACAGGAAAAATCAAACTTTGATAGCTTTCTAGATTCTCTTCAGAAGTTAATTACAAATAATCAGCTGACAGCAAGATTGTTGACACCACTACATCGAAGCGCAGAAGTGCTTGAAAAATCACTTAATTATTTAAGTACAGATAATAAAGCAGAGCGTGATTTGCTTGAATTATTAAGAAGAAAAGCAAATTTAATTCGTACAGCGAAAATCAGGCTGCATAATGGGATTCAAAATGAGTTAAACAGGTTAGAACATGAGATTGTAATGGCAGGCGAAACAGTTGCAGAGAAAGTGGATGGAGAGAATAGCGCTGAAGATATAAACAAAGCTATTCATAGTTCAGAACTCTCTATTCAAGCGGAATCACAGACATCACTTGAAAATGTTCAGACATTGTTAGAAAAAGAGATGGAGTACTTGCAAGAAGAGCTAAAGAATCTGGAGGATTCACCCTTAGGTCAAGCTACACTTCAATCATTTGAAGCAAGGAGTGCTTCTTTCGCACAAAGAAACATTTCCGAAAAAAAAGGGACTCACACATTTGTTGGGAAAGCCCCTGATGCCTTACAAAAATTAGGAAAGTTCGCTACGGAGGTTTCAAAAGAGACCGTCGTAAATGTGGTTAAAAGCTTTGGGGTGAAATTTAAACCTTGGGGAGCTACAAAGTTAACCAAGCTGATAAATAAATTAGGTCCAATCTTATCTATCGTTGGGGTTGTTCTGGATATCTTCTTTACGGCAAAGGAAGAATATGATGAGGCAAAGCATTATCAGGAGCTTCGTGAAGCTCGAGCAGATATTAGAAATGAATATAGACAAGTAGCAAGGGATATTAGAAAGGAGTTTTTACAAAATATCGAAGAAGGAATCTTACCATTCTTCAATAATGAATTGACAGCAATCGAACAACAACAAAACCAAATACGTAATGCTGAAACCTCCAAAGAAGAGTCGGTCAATAAAATCTCTACCCTTATCAAGCAAGTACGAAATAAAATAACAGAGATTGGCAATTGA
- the hxlA gene encoding 3-hexulose-6-phosphate synthase has protein sequence MKLQLALDLVDIPGAIALVKEVEEYIDVVEIGTPVVINEGLKAVKEVKAAFPDLTVLADLKIMDAAGYEVSQASAAGADIITILGTAEDESIKGAVEEARKQGKQILVDMIAVKDVAARAKELDELGADYICVHTGYDLQAVGKNSFEDLHTIKSVVKNAKTAIAGGIKLETLPEVIKEQPDLIIVGGGITGKEDKRATAREMQELIQQG, from the coding sequence ATGAAATTACAATTAGCATTAGATCTTGTAGATATTCCAGGAGCCATTGCATTAGTAAAAGAGGTAGAAGAGTATATTGATGTTGTAGAAATTGGTACACCTGTGGTGATCAATGAAGGCCTTAAAGCAGTGAAAGAAGTAAAAGCAGCATTCCCTGACTTAACCGTATTAGCGGACTTGAAAATTATGGATGCAGCTGGATATGAAGTAAGCCAAGCCTCTGCTGCAGGTGCTGACATCATTACGATTCTTGGAACGGCAGAAGACGAGTCAATCAAAGGCGCAGTAGAAGAAGCCCGAAAACAAGGGAAACAAATCCTTGTTGATATGATTGCCGTCAAAGACGTTGCCGCCCGTGCGAAAGAATTGGACGAACTTGGTGCCGATTATATTTGTGTACACACAGGTTATGATTTGCAAGCTGTAGGAAAAAATTCCTTTGAAGATCTACACACGATCAAAAGCGTTGTGAAAAATGCCAAAACGGCAATTGCCGGTGGAATCAAATTAGAAACACTCCCGGAAGTTATTAAAGAACAGCCTGACCTCATCATTGTAGGTGGCGGGATCACGGGCAAAGAAGATAAAAGAGCGACTGCACGTGAAATGCAGGAATTAATTCAACAAGGGTAA
- the ald gene encoding alanine dehydrogenase — translation MRIGVPTEIKNNENRVAMTPAGVVNLVLFGHEVYIESGAGLGSGFTDEDYVAAGGHIVDSAAEAWSMDMVMKVKEPLPSEYSYFREGLILFTYLHLAPEPELTKALIDNKVIGIAYETVELNRALPLLTPMSEVAGRMATQIGAQFLEKIHGGKGVLLSGVPGVRRSKVTIIGGGVAGTNAAKMAVGLGANVTILDLNPDRLRQLDDIFGSDVTTLMSNPLNIEQAVREADLVIGAVLIPGAKAPKLVTEDMIKAMTPGSVVVDIAIDQGGIFETTDRITTHDDPTYVKHGVVHYAVANMPGAVPRTSTIALTNVTVPYAVQIANKGYKKACLDNEALLKGINTLNGYVTYQAVAEAHAVDYSDTRTQLEQQ, via the coding sequence ATGCGTATTGGTGTACCAACGGAAATTAAAAATAATGAAAATCGGGTGGCTATGACTCCCGCAGGTGTTGTGAATCTGGTTCTTTTTGGACATGAGGTTTACATCGAATCAGGAGCTGGATTAGGCTCAGGATTCACAGACGAAGATTACGTAGCAGCAGGTGGACACATCGTTGATTCTGCAGCGGAAGCATGGTCCATGGACATGGTCATGAAGGTTAAAGAGCCACTTCCAAGTGAGTACTCTTATTTCCGTGAGGGACTTATCTTATTTACATATTTACATCTTGCTCCAGAACCTGAATTAACGAAAGCGTTAATCGATAATAAAGTGATCGGAATCGCGTACGAAACGGTTGAACTGAATCGTGCCCTTCCATTATTGACTCCGATGAGTGAAGTGGCTGGACGTATGGCGACTCAAATCGGTGCACAGTTCCTAGAGAAGATCCACGGTGGTAAAGGTGTATTACTTTCAGGTGTACCAGGGGTTCGCCGCAGTAAAGTAACGATCATCGGTGGAGGGGTTGCCGGTACGAACGCAGCGAAAATGGCTGTCGGTCTTGGTGCCAACGTAACCATCCTTGACCTTAACCCGGATCGCCTTCGTCAGCTTGATGATATCTTCGGTAGCGACGTAACGACGCTTATGTCCAACCCGCTGAATATCGAACAAGCTGTAAGAGAAGCGGACCTTGTCATCGGAGCTGTTCTGATTCCGGGGGCGAAAGCACCTAAATTGGTAACAGAAGACATGATCAAAGCGATGACGCCTGGTTCAGTTGTAGTCGATATCGCCATCGACCAAGGTGGAATCTTCGAAACAACGGACCGCATCACGACTCATGACGATCCAACTTACGTGAAGCACGGAGTTGTGCACTATGCCGTTGCCAACATGCCTGGTGCCGTACCACGTACGTCTACGATTGCATTGACGAACGTAACCGTACCTTACGCGGTTCAAATCGCAAACAAAGGCTACAAAAAAGCGTGCTTAGACAACGAAGCTTTATTAAAAGGTATTAACACATTGAACGGATATGTTACTTACCAAGCCGTTGCTGAAGCACACGCTGTAGACTACTCAGATACAAGAACACAATTAGAGCAACAATAA
- a CDS encoding winged helix-turn-helix transcriptional regulator gives MPNLGEKNFNCEKELTLAVIGGKWKMLILWHLGKEGTKRFGELKSLMPGITQRMLVNQLRELEDHLIVHREVYPVVPPKVEYSLTEHGERLLPILEAMYEWGKDYIENVLEKETDDQSAVK, from the coding sequence ATGCCAAATTTAGGAGAGAAAAATTTTAACTGTGAGAAAGAATTAACCCTCGCCGTAATCGGTGGTAAATGGAAAATGTTGATTTTATGGCATCTAGGCAAGGAAGGAACAAAACGATTTGGTGAATTAAAGTCCCTTATGCCGGGAATTACCCAAAGAATGCTTGTAAACCAATTGCGCGAACTTGAAGATCATTTAATCGTACACCGAGAAGTGTATCCTGTAGTCCCGCCTAAAGTTGAATACTCACTTACCGAGCATGGGGAAAGACTGTTGCCAATCTTAGAGGCTATGTATGAATGGGGCAAAGATTATATCGAGAATGTACTGGAAAAGGAAACGGATGATCAATCAGCTGTAAAATAG